In the genome of Cryptomeria japonica chromosome 8, Sugi_1.0, whole genome shotgun sequence, one region contains:
- the LOC131857867 gene encoding receptor-like protein EIX2: MEAMFSCGRVAFAIITILCCFTSPAIACPFPERNLLLDFKAAVVDEYNTLTSWHGFNCCTWRGVSCNLRTGHVSRLDLSGFNLEGNISSSLFQLARLEHLDLSHNLFKGKFSPPHNRKLKNLTFLDLSFAGYENYSSLDSVWEFYVSLESLSNLASLEYLSLAEVNISASKEWGEAVGSLSNLQQLSMSDCGLGGQIPNSLLNLTSLLHLDLSDNYLSAHIPAWFENVTGRLLSLDLSWNENLGGDISFIGQRKSSLSLTSIGLSMTAIKGRIPSAIWNISCLEHLRLSYTRIEGEIPASIGNLLSLQSLDLSDTRIEGEIPASIGNLLSLQSLDLSDTRIEGGIPSAIGNVSSLKSLYLCDISIEGEFPVSILNLSKLVELDLSYNMITGVIPASLDSLSSLVSLDLNANELNGKIPSTISNLVNLRSLLLHSNSLSGLISLSVFDNLTSLYRLYLSYNQLTVNIDSTWIPEFTLSGLALGSCNLDRIPSFLVTQYDLEYLDLSANSIQTNIPSWIWNLPSLYDLNLSCNQLTGSLPSRQTLPMYIDSLDLHNNSLEGSLHLPLAGAYLLDLSMNQFNGSIPSHIGAYLENARFLSLSRNNLSGAIPDSICTPYLQVLDLSKNTLSSVIPPHLTRNCSSLSVLDLAENHLEGKLPAEWGNITNMHTLKLNGNHLRGVIPSSISEGRSLQVLDLGNNDLEGTLPQWIGKLSQLHVLVLRSNHFHGSIPRQVIGLPNLQILDLSGNHLSGAIPSNLTNLLAMVNASQNNSNHLEEYSSGGATYTNQIKISWKGWDVEFVKVLFILKCIDLSNNSLSGSIPFKTGSLQGLIALNLSRNHLSGRIPKTLGHMEQLESLDLSLNRLNGNIPLELEFLSYLEFLNLSYNMLDGKVPHGGQFLTFGESSYLGNLNLSGIPFTNISVCNNSSGYGNCKSIERIGEAKNSDGEMIGWAVGLGLSYGLGFSVVIGVLTLNKRVRKRAFDFYDVVILAIDGCIRG, translated from the coding sequence ATGGAAGCTATGTTTTCATGTGGCAGAGTTGcatttgcaattataacaatattatGCTGCTTCACTTCCCCTGCAATTGCATGCCCCTTCCCTGAAAGAAATCTTCTCCTGGATTTCAAGGCAGCCGTTGTAGATGAGTATAACACTCTAACTTCCTGGCACGGATTCAATTGCTGCACGTGGAGAGGAGTCAGTTGTAATCTCCGCACAGGCCATGTTTCTCGACTGGATCTGAGTGGATTCAATTTGGAAGGTAACATCAGTTCATCGCTGTTCCAACTTGCACGGTTGGAGCACCTCGATCTCAGTCACAACCTCTTCAAGGGTAAATTCAGTCCTCCCCATAATCGAAAGTTGAAGAATCTCACTTTTCTTGACTTGTCATTTGCTGGTTATGAAAATTATTCCTCTCTGGATTCTGTATGGGAATTTTATGTGAGTTTGGAAAGCTTATCAAATCTGGCGAGCTTGGAATACCTCTCTCTTGCTGAAGTGAACATCTCTGCAAGCAAAGAGTGGGGTGAAGCTGTTGGCAGTCTATCCAACCTCCAACAACTGAGCATGTCTGACTGTGGGCTTGGAGGACAAATTCCCAATTCCCTTCTCAACCTCACCTCTCTGCTTCATCTGGATCTATCAGACAACTATTTGTCAGCACATATACCAGCTTGGTTTGAAAATGTGACTGGGCGCTTGCTCTCTCTTGATCTCTCTTGGAATGAGAATCTTGGAGGAGACATTTCTTTCATTGGACAACGAAAGTCTTCTTTGTCACTAACCAGCATTGGTCTTTCAATGACAGCCATCAAGGGCCGAATTCCATCTGCTATATGGAATATCTCATGCTTGGAGCATCTTCGTCTTTCATATACCAgaattgaaggtgagattccagCTTCTATAGGGAATTTGTTGTCcttgcaaagtcttgatctatcAGATACCAggattgaaggtgagattccagCTTCTATAGGGAATTTGTTGTCcttgcaaagtcttgatctatcAGATACCAGAATTGAAGGTGGGATTCCATCTGCTATAGGGAATGTGTCGTCCTTGAAGAGTCTTTATCTGTGTGATATCTCTATTGAAGGTGAGTTTCCTGTCTCCATACTCAATCTCTCTAAACTTGTTGAATTGGACCTGTCCTACAACATGATAACTGGGGTAATCCCAGCTTCATTGGACTCACTTTCTTCCCTTGTTAGTCTTGACCTTAATGCGAACGAATTGAATGGTAAGATTCCATCTACAATTTCAAATCTTGTTAACTTAAGAAGCCTTTTGCTCCACTCCAATAGTTTAAGCGGCCTCATTTCCCTTTCCGTATTCGATAATCTCACTAGTCTTTATAGGCTGTATCTTTCTTACAATCAGTTAACTGTAAACATTGATTCAACATGGATTCCGGAGTTTACGCTTTCCGGTTTGGCATTAGGTTCTTGCAATTTAGATAGAATTCCATCGTTTCTTGTGACCCAATACGACTTGGAATATCTAGACCTATCTGCTAACAGTATCCAAACAAATATTCCATCTTGGATATGGAACTTACCCAGCCTTTATGATTTGAACCTTAGCTGTAATCAATTAACTGGGTCATTGCCATCTAGACAAACCTTACCTATGTATATTGACTCTCTAGATTTGCACAATAATAGCCTAGAAGGTTCTCTTCATCTTCCTCTCGCTGGAGCTTATCTGCTAGATCTGTCGATGAATCAGTTTAATGGTTCTATTCCTAGTCACATCGGTGCGTATCTTGAAAATGCAAGGTTCTTATCCTTGTCGCGGAATAACCTCAGCGGAGCGATTCCAGATTCTATTTGCACTCCATATTTGCAGGTTCTTGACCTTTCAAAAAATACGCTGAGCAGTGTCATTCCTCCTCATTTAACCAGGAATTGTTCTTCTCTTAGTGTTCTAGATTTGGCAGAAAATCATCTGGAAGGTAAATTGCCAGCAGAGTGGGGCAACATTACAAACATGCATACATTGAAGCTCAATGGTAATCATTTGAGAGGAGTTATTCCCTCATCCATTTCAGAAGGCCGATCTCTGCAAGTATTGGATTTGGGAAATAATGATTTGGAAGGCACCCTTCCCCAGTGGATTGGAAAGCTATCACAGCTGCATGTGTTGGTCTTAAGGTCTAATCATTTTCATGGCAGTATCCCACGCCAGGTAATTGGCCTTCCGAATCTTCAAATTCTGGATCTTTCTGGCAACCACCTTTCAGGAGCTATTCCAAGCAACCTTACAAACCTGCTTGCAATGGTCAATGCATCGCAGAATAATTCAAACCATCTCGAAGAATACAGTTCAGGTGGTGCTACATATACAAATCAGATCAAAATTTCCTGGAAAGGCTGGGATGTTGAATTTGTGAAAgttctctttattcttaaatgtatTGATCTTTCAAACAACAGTTTATCAGGGAGCATTCCTTTTAAAACGGGATCTCTTCAAGGCTTGATAGCCCTTAACCTTTCAAGGAATCATCTCAGTGGCCGAATCCCAAAAACATTGGGACACATGGAACAACTAGAGTCTCTGGACCTCTCGCTAAACAGGTTGAATGGCAACATTCCCTTAGAACTTGAGTTCCTGAGTTATTTGGAGTTCTTGAATCTATCTTACAACATGCTTGATGGAAAGGTACCCCATGGAGGACAGTTCCTAACTTTTGGGGAGTCGTCCTACTTAGGCAATCTTAACCTAAGTGGGATTCCATTTACCAATATAAGCGTCTGCAACAACTCTTCTGGCTATGGCAACTGCAAAAGTATTGAGAGAATTGGTGAAGCAAAGAATTCAGATGGTGAAATGATAGGATGGGCAGTCGGACTTGGATTGAGTTATGGTTTGGGATTCTCTGTTGTGATTGGAGTATTGACTTTAAATAAGAGGGTGAGAAAGAGAGCCTTCGATTTTTATGATGTTGTAATTTTAGCTATTGATGGGTGTATAAGAGGTTAA